The following proteins are encoded in a genomic region of Nakaseomyces glabratus chromosome J, complete sequence:
- the IES1 gene encoding Ies1p (CAGL0J04180g~Protein of unknown function), with product MAKRIYDPIHDVFQDTGDNEPKRSKVLSVSELNSSETSRRNVSSISSLLTSDDQTAEKAIPERAHRNSISNLLSNDPEEDNNAEKEKVVPVPHMTNTKYTRHLKKPDGDFFSRKDIQYDMLKALLTDDRCLFTNHLKAQYTNSLAPMSLPNNKIPIITDKEYDARTFVFNDKLTFAQMYALTMATSSKCSKILRDKLLLDGQVAFSTCVLGFLVNIGRLNTTINFYLEMTSQLRTYHSVPCLQAHTLDIKSLQDTPRIKSILRNLPTGNNPIHLSLIYKLLGVISEEKFNEIGDSASQKLDKQVSSAEKFGLNGKFNCINMLFALCDNATIVRTQFLSKYIQLIDPQDNNHRFDLDKDLTLFNILDNSKFDVIDRVNVVLWLLYIHTETDLTEAEVVESLKLFIPPTSVPDLQHNKIPLRLTTNNYDVDTEEELKYGKEQKEKRLLFLQKLDKSDTRKEEKTSTADSKDDDSITERATRRKRKKTLEKEILLESSKPNKKIKKEEETEDRVKVEPEQDQEALKTAKEKPEAPLLAAERTPDVKKSKESIHQDRADRLINFDQNKEVGILEKSRERKTQRELLQDLSDAQEIVKRKRKQIGMLRLFNKYDDIPMGSVIGVRGKKRRKYKDDVLGYETSFLKTLSIAKQKFIKALRSADTKPQQSENNIFHL from the coding sequence ATGGCGAAGCGGATATACGATCCTATCCATGATGTGTTCCAGGACACCGGCGACAACGAACCCAAGAGGTCGAAAGTGCTGTCCGTTAGCGAGTTAAACTCGAGCGAGACTTCGAGGAGGAATGTATCGAGCATTAGCAGCCTCTTGACGTCTGATGATCAGACTGCGGAGAAGGCCATACCTGAGCGAGCTCACAGGAACTCGATCTCCAATCTATTGAGCAATGATCCCGAGGAAGATAACAATGCTGAAAAGGAGAAAGTTGTGCCCGTGCCCCATATGACCAATACCAAGTATACAAGGCATTTAAAGAAGCCCGACGGCGATTTCTTCTCGAGAAAGGATATACAATATGATATGTTGAAGGCTTTGCTCACCGACGATCGATGTTTATTTACTAATCATTTGAAAGCCCAGTACACTAATTCGTTGGCTCCTATGTCTTTGCCAAATAACAAGATACCTATTATCACTGATAAGGAATACGATGCCAGAACATTTGTGTTTAACGACAAATTGACTTTCGCCCAGATGTATGCTTTAACTATGGCGACTTCGTCCAAATGCTCGAAGATACTGAGAGACAAGTTGCTACTGGACGGTCAAGTGGCTTTTTCTACTTGTGTGCTGGGCTTTCTTGTCAATATTGGTAGGCTTAACACAACAATCAACTTCTACTTGGAGATGACCTCGCAACTGAGAACGTACCACAGTGTTCCTTGTTTGCAGGCTCACACTTTGGATATCAAGTCTTTACAAGATACGCCACGTATCAAATCGATACTACGAAACTTGCCAACGGGTAACAACCCGATACATCTGTCGTTGATATACAAGCTACTGGGCGTGATATCAGAGGAGAAGTTTAACGAAATCGGAGACAGCGCATCCCAGAAACTAGATAAACAAGTATCGTCTGCCGAGAAGTTCGGCTTGAATGGTAAATTCAACTGCATAAATATGCTGTTTGCATTATGTGATAACGCTACTATAGTGAGGACCCAATTTTTATCCAAGTACATCCAACTTATAGACCCCCAGGATAATAATCACCGATTCGATCTCGACAAAGATTTGACATTGTTTAACATACTGGACAATTCCAAATTCGATGTAATCGATAGAGTGAACGTTGTATTATGGCTGCTCTACATCCACACAGAAACAGATCTAACAGAAGCAGAAGTTGTAGAATCTTTGAAACTATTCATACCGCCAACGAGCGTTCCAGATTTACAACATAATAAGATACCATTAAGATTGACTACAAACAATTATGATGTAGACACAGAAGAGGAATTGAAATATGGCAAGGAGCAAAAGGAGAAAAGACTACTGTTCTTACAGAAATTAGACAAATCTGATActagaaaagaagaaaagacaTCAACTGCTGATAGTAAAGATGACGACTCTATTACAGAAAGGGCAACAAGGCGAAAGCGGAAGAAAACTTTGGAGAAAGAAATACTCCTGGAATCTAGCAAACCTAATaaaaagatcaagaaagaggaagaaactGAGGACCGCGTAAAGGTTGAACCTGAGCAGGATCAGGAAGCACTAAAGACAGCAAAAGAGAAGCCCGAGGCTCCTTTACTGGCCGCAGAAAGAACCCCCGATGTTAAAAAGAGCAAAGAATCAATTCATCAAGACCGTGCTGACAGATTAATTAACTTCGATCAGAATAAAGAAGTTGGTATTCTTGAAAAATCGAGGGAAAGAAAGACGCAACGAGAACTACTGCAAGATCTGTCAGATGCTCAAGAAATtgtgaaaagaaaaaggaagcAAATTGGCATGTTACGtttatttaataaatacGATGACATACCCATGGGCTCTGTTATAGGTGTTAGGGGGAAGAAAAGACGGAAATATAAGGATGACGTATTGGGATATGAGACAAGTTTCTTGAAAACCCTTTCTATAGCAAAACAGAAATTTATTAAGGCATTGAGAAGTGCAGATACGAAACCCCAACAAAGCGAGAACAATATCTTTCATCTTTAA